A section of the bacterium SCSIO 12696 genome encodes:
- a CDS encoding response regulator transcription factor, which translates to MSTPETWLVVDDDPTFAATLARSLQRRGHHVNVANSAEEALEQARQKPPQKAVLDLKLAETSGLHLLTELKHHHPQCQMVMLTGYSSVATAVEAIKLGAVNYLCKPASLMDIINAFNTDSGDPGTMIEDTPPSVDRLEWEHIQRVLAENSNNISATARQLGMHRRTLQRKLQKRPVKK; encoded by the coding sequence ATGAGCACTCCTGAAACATGGCTGGTAGTGGATGACGACCCCACCTTTGCTGCGACTCTCGCCCGATCCTTGCAACGTCGGGGTCATCATGTAAATGTTGCCAACAGTGCTGAAGAGGCATTAGAGCAAGCCCGCCAAAAACCACCACAAAAGGCCGTGCTCGACCTCAAGCTGGCAGAAACCTCTGGTTTGCACTTGTTGACCGAACTAAAGCACCACCACCCTCAGTGCCAAATGGTTATGCTGACCGGCTATTCCAGTGTGGCAACTGCGGTTGAAGCCATTAAACTGGGGGCCGTCAATTACCTGTGTAAACCGGCTAGCCTGATGGACATTATCAATGCCTTTAACACTGATAGTGGCGACCCCGGCACGATGATTGAAGATACTCCACCGTCCGTTGACCGTTTGGAGTGGGAGCACATACAGCGGGTGCTTGCAGAAAACAGCAACAATATTTCCGCCACCGCCCGGCAACTGGGCATGCACCGCAGAACCCTGCAGCGAAAACTGCAAAAGCGACCTGTAAAAAAATAA
- a CDS encoding HAMP domain-containing histidine kinase, translated as MSVLPPTTSAVIRRNLKRLNLLRTFAIAGQFLALYFFWVASDIGLPGEILATILLLYSAVLGISIWRSHWRVAITEKEFFAHLLSDIAFFSALLYFSGGANNPFVSYYLVPICIAAATLPRSYSWVIALLSLAAYSALFYYHQPVAALSPHHHHGGGGGNLHLVGMWANFAVSAGLITLFVTQMAADLRRQEAEANRLREDELRNDQVMAVATLAAGTAHELGTPLNTMQLLLDDLAHAQQTGPLQEDISTLQTQVKQCKDTLQRLVSTAQINEDNQPSVQDIRTYLNTLLERWQVMRPNAKATINLDSSGPSRQVHFPATVAQSIHNVLNNAADASPEMTIDIHWDQQTLNICIRDYGPGLTQQQIEQLGQPFTSSKASGMGIGLFLTQTTLSRIGGQVLMRNAEDGGAITHITLPLLSEASAP; from the coding sequence ATGTCTGTTTTGCCCCCCACCACCAGCGCCGTCATACGGCGCAATTTAAAGCGCCTTAATTTGCTGCGAACCTTCGCTATCGCGGGGCAATTCCTGGCACTGTATTTTTTTTGGGTCGCCAGCGATATTGGCTTACCCGGTGAAATCCTGGCGACGATTTTATTGCTCTACAGCGCCGTTTTAGGCATTAGCATATGGCGCAGTCACTGGCGAGTTGCGATTACCGAAAAGGAATTTTTTGCGCACTTGCTGTCCGACATCGCGTTCTTCTCTGCCTTGCTGTATTTCAGCGGCGGCGCCAACAACCCGTTTGTGTCCTACTACCTGGTGCCCATCTGTATCGCGGCCGCCACCCTGCCAAGAAGCTATAGCTGGGTAATCGCGCTCTTATCCCTGGCGGCATACAGCGCTTTGTTTTACTACCATCAGCCCGTCGCGGCTCTGTCACCGCACCACCATCACGGCGGCGGTGGTGGCAACTTGCACTTGGTGGGCATGTGGGCCAACTTTGCCGTTAGCGCCGGGCTGATTACCCTGTTTGTTACCCAAATGGCAGCAGATCTGCGCCGCCAGGAGGCGGAGGCCAATCGTTTGCGAGAAGACGAATTGCGCAATGACCAGGTGATGGCAGTGGCCACCTTGGCGGCGGGTACAGCCCATGAATTAGGCACCCCACTCAACACCATGCAGCTGTTACTCGACGACCTGGCTCACGCCCAGCAAACCGGGCCGCTGCAAGAAGACATCAGCACCCTGCAAACACAAGTCAAACAGTGCAAAGACACCCTGCAGAGGCTGGTCAGCACCGCCCAAATTAACGAAGACAACCAACCGTCAGTGCAAGATATTCGCACTTACCTCAACACCCTGCTGGAGCGCTGGCAGGTGATGCGCCCCAATGCCAAAGCCACCATTAACCTGGACTCAAGCGGCCCATCCAGACAGGTTCACTTTCCCGCTACGGTGGCCCAGTCCATTCACAACGTGCTCAATAACGCCGCCGACGCTAGCCCGGAAATGACCATCGACATCCACTGGGATCAGCAAACCCTGAACATCTGTATTCGGGACTATGGCCCCGGCCTCACTCAGCAGCAGATAGAACAACTGGGCCAGCCGTTTACCAGCTCCAAAGCCAGTGGCATGGGCATAGGCCTGTTCCTGACTCAAACCACACTCAGCCGCATTGGCGGTCAGGTACTGATGCGCAACGCCGAGGATGGCGGTGCCATTACCCACATTACTCTGCCGCTGTTGTCAGAGGCTTCTGCACCATGA
- a CDS encoding TonB-dependent receptor, protein MKSPTNLLATAIGLFTAQATWADHLEEIVVSDKQNSQGDLLANIEQQSLADAGQLLRGVPGANVNSIGSLSGIAQYRGLSGDRVAVRLDGAAVFSGGPNAMDAPLSYAPSLLLKQLSVTRGIAPVNSSQESLGGQINAQLDRGEFGSSVEFESHGQLASRYQSINNGHSTAIQGHLANRHHKFALLASRDNGNNSEFAGGTLAGTQFDRERYDLSYGFRSENVNASFYVGRNNTDDTGTPALPMDINFIDTDLAGFDITVALGDWHLNTYAHISDVDHGMDNFSQRQAPASPMMFRSIDVQADHQSFGLSGSTAVAQGVLQLGADASRSTQDSDIFNPNNSVFLIRNFNNIQRDVDGLFAQWNRDHGSWALEAGLRYNRVDASADNVAAVAVPPPVIGLAQGFNSNDRDLSFNYLDWVAKGSYRLSSTYTVELGLGQKHRAPSYQELFLWAPLPITGGLADGRSYIGNLELREEQNHEITLGLNWNTGSHYFTPQVFYRRVDDYIQGTAATNPVANMVSTVLSGAPALQFNNVDAELYGIDAGYGFTLSKHWRIDGSLSYVQGKRTDAIDDNLYRVAPLNHRVALSYQQKALNVAIESVTYAVQNDVSQFNDEQTTPGYGLINLRAQYALSESLQLSGGIGNLFDKAYQEHLGGYNRNGNSDVPVGERLFGTGRDIYLAIQLSL, encoded by the coding sequence ATGAAATCCCCAACAAACCTGTTAGCGACAGCGATTGGGCTATTTACTGCCCAAGCCACATGGGCTGACCATCTGGAAGAAATTGTGGTCAGCGACAAACAAAACTCACAGGGCGACCTGCTGGCGAATATCGAGCAGCAATCTCTGGCTGATGCCGGGCAGTTGCTAAGAGGCGTGCCCGGCGCCAACGTCAACAGTATTGGCTCGCTATCGGGCATTGCTCAGTACCGTGGCTTATCCGGTGACCGGGTAGCGGTGCGCTTGGATGGTGCTGCTGTATTCAGCGGTGGCCCCAATGCCATGGATGCACCGCTCTCCTACGCACCTTCCCTGTTGCTCAAACAATTGTCCGTTACCCGTGGAATCGCACCGGTAAACAGCAGCCAGGAATCTCTGGGCGGGCAAATCAATGCGCAACTGGATCGGGGCGAGTTTGGTTCAAGCGTTGAATTTGAAAGCCACGGCCAACTGGCCAGCCGTTATCAGTCCATCAATAATGGCCACAGCACCGCCATTCAGGGCCATTTGGCCAACCGTCATCACAAATTTGCCCTGCTGGCCAGCCGCGACAACGGCAACAACAGCGAATTTGCCGGGGGCACATTGGCCGGCACCCAGTTTGATCGCGAACGCTACGACCTCAGCTACGGGTTTCGCAGCGAAAACGTCAACGCATCGTTTTATGTAGGCCGCAACAATACCGATGATACCGGTACCCCGGCGTTGCCCATGGACATTAATTTTATTGATACCGACCTTGCGGGCTTTGATATTACCGTTGCCCTGGGTGACTGGCATCTGAACACCTACGCACACATCAGCGATGTCGACCATGGCATGGATAATTTCAGCCAGCGACAGGCACCAGCTTCACCGATGATGTTTCGCTCTATTGATGTGCAAGCAGATCACCAGTCCTTTGGCCTCAGTGGTTCTACGGCTGTGGCTCAAGGGGTTTTGCAATTGGGAGCGGATGCCAGTCGCAGTACCCAGGACAGCGATATCTTTAACCCCAACAACAGCGTTTTTCTGATTCGCAATTTCAACAATATTCAACGGGATGTGGACGGTCTGTTCGCTCAGTGGAATCGCGACCATGGCAGTTGGGCCCTGGAAGCTGGGTTACGCTATAACCGGGTGGACGCCAGTGCTGACAACGTAGCAGCAGTTGCGGTGCCGCCACCGGTTATTGGCCTGGCGCAGGGGTTTAACAGCAATGACCGGGATTTGAGCTTTAACTACCTGGATTGGGTGGCTAAAGGCAGTTACCGCTTGAGCAGCACCTACACGGTGGAGCTGGGCTTGGGGCAAAAACACCGCGCCCCCTCTTATCAGGAACTGTTTTTGTGGGCACCGTTACCGATTACCGGTGGCCTCGCAGACGGCCGTAGCTACATTGGCAATCTGGAGCTGCGCGAAGAACAAAACCACGAAATTACGCTGGGCCTTAACTGGAATACCGGCAGCCACTATTTCACACCACAGGTGTTTTATCGCAGGGTAGATGATTACATTCAGGGCACTGCCGCTACCAACCCGGTGGCCAACATGGTATCCACTGTTTTAAGCGGCGCGCCGGCACTGCAATTCAACAACGTGGATGCAGAGTTGTACGGTATTGATGCCGGTTACGGTTTTACCCTGAGCAAGCACTGGCGTATTGATGGCAGCCTTAGCTACGTACAAGGCAAACGCACCGATGCGATTGACGATAACCTGTACCGGGTTGCCCCTCTCAACCACCGCGTAGCACTGAGCTATCAACAGAAAGCTCTAAACGTTGCCATTGAATCTGTCACCTACGCTGTCCAAAACGATGTTTCTCAGTTTAATGATGAGCAGACAACACCCGGCTATGGGCTGATTAACCTGCGCGCTCAATACGCATTGAGTGAGTCTTTACAACTCTCTGGTGGCATTGGCAACTTGTTCGATAAAGCCTACCAGGAACACCTGGGCGGCTATAACCGCAACGGCAACAGCGATGTTCCCGTGGGCGAGCGACTGTTTGGTACTGGTCGAGATATTTATTTGGCGATACAGCTGAGCTTATAA
- a CDS encoding acyl--CoA ligase — protein sequence MEAATAPSSEQSLLDRLYCFARETPRQQVIVAADISLTYAQLARLVCLQADKLSELGIDKDATVGIQCADDTRHILLCLAVSQLGATSCTIPSYEPEPAREALATRLGVSHILDKGEVIDLGLATDQQQPKNLSAPCTDSRFLFSSSGTTGEPKLVIHHASDLVAQAHRHIDDSSERFICLASVEHNFAKRHRLYCLAQGATNIFVDANDEHFIERCQQLDVGVIHVSVFQAQQLLAKDSISTLSHIRLKLGGSHANQRLRETLRQGITRNLQAGYGTTETGAICFTDPSDTGAKDSVGQALPGIEINIVTADRQRLPAGEKGEIAIRCKGMFRGYRGKPELTESSLVDNWFYTGDIGYLDEQQRLYLCGRADDMFVFNSINIYPQDIEALLCQHPAVADAAVIPKPSSQHGNIPIALVAFKGAKPHQNELAKLKKFAHSKLGLRCPQQFMPVDEIPRNSSGKISRLAAQKVSVKGDEVRTAIVQNLYNSEVLDGVKAEIIQGFESGSRDIRLRDIHMDSIAQMNLLVMLEANYDRIIMPPQFARLNSLNELVAVVLSPQDQSLVAKESAASDHSLPDQTEVPYIVTFFRRVFHTCGTVAHLNRALASFEYRLTPLELTCLSQWHSSQQLFPKDTEQKFHIVFESWLESLQQMMATSGKQTPEPFVSKKIKPMLTHFTGPGVPSDKTLVICFSIARSRQMMIPNTVLMQHTDASNFDLLSVGAFSPDGFDFGVPLIGNNTLDIVDFLANLDLIQNYKSIRTVGCSAGAPIAVLLANRLNAEMAVSLGARFHRYHRHPLKIVKRFSAIHKGMRKRKHKQTKVIYSYSAGRMRDRHCAKLMRSLFGGIYLILKIDQRKISHTILDDLLTLHKLKGFLEQTIFADSPENAVSEHSTLSYPEAKLQRMR from the coding sequence ATGGAAGCAGCTACCGCCCCGTCAAGTGAACAATCGTTACTTGATCGCCTCTATTGCTTTGCACGGGAAACACCTCGACAACAAGTCATCGTCGCTGCTGATATCTCCCTGACCTATGCCCAGCTGGCCAGGCTTGTTTGCCTGCAAGCAGACAAGCTCAGTGAACTGGGCATTGATAAAGATGCCACCGTAGGTATCCAGTGCGCTGACGATACCCGCCATATTCTACTGTGTTTGGCCGTCAGCCAGCTGGGCGCAACCTCCTGCACCATCCCCAGTTATGAACCTGAACCAGCCCGGGAAGCGTTGGCTACTCGTTTGGGGGTTAGCCATATTCTGGATAAAGGCGAGGTCATTGATCTCGGCCTGGCAACAGATCAGCAACAGCCAAAAAACCTGAGCGCACCGTGCACAGATTCCCGTTTTCTGTTTTCCTCCTCCGGCACGACGGGCGAACCCAAACTGGTGATCCACCATGCCTCAGATCTGGTTGCCCAGGCCCACCGGCATATCGACGATTCCAGCGAGCGCTTTATCTGCCTGGCATCGGTGGAACACAACTTTGCCAAGCGCCATCGGCTCTATTGCCTGGCTCAGGGGGCAACCAATATTTTTGTCGATGCCAACGACGAACATTTTATTGAGCGTTGCCAGCAACTGGATGTGGGGGTTATTCACGTTTCGGTGTTTCAGGCTCAGCAACTGCTGGCCAAAGACAGTATTTCCACACTGTCTCACATACGCTTGAAGCTGGGCGGCTCTCACGCCAATCAGAGGTTAAGGGAAACACTGCGCCAAGGTATCACCCGGAATCTACAAGCGGGCTACGGCACCACCGAAACCGGGGCCATTTGTTTTACCGACCCCAGCGACACAGGGGCTAAAGACAGCGTTGGCCAAGCCCTGCCAGGCATTGAAATAAACATTGTCACAGCGGATAGACAGCGCTTGCCCGCTGGCGAAAAAGGCGAAATTGCCATCCGCTGCAAAGGCATGTTTCGCGGTTATAGGGGCAAACCGGAATTGACCGAATCCAGCCTGGTGGATAATTGGTTTTACACCGGCGATATTGGCTACCTCGACGAGCAGCAGCGCCTTTACCTGTGCGGCCGTGCCGACGATATGTTTGTCTTTAACAGCATCAATATCTACCCGCAAGATATAGAGGCCCTTCTCTGTCAGCATCCGGCGGTTGCAGATGCTGCTGTTATCCCCAAACCCTCCAGCCAGCACGGCAATATCCCCATCGCTCTGGTGGCTTTCAAGGGGGCAAAGCCTCATCAGAATGAGCTGGCCAAATTAAAGAAATTTGCCCACTCAAAACTCGGGCTGCGCTGCCCGCAGCAGTTTATGCCCGTGGATGAAATCCCGCGCAATTCATCGGGGAAGATATCCCGCCTTGCAGCCCAAAAAGTCTCTGTTAAAGGCGATGAGGTCAGAACCGCCATTGTGCAAAACCTGTACAATTCTGAGGTATTAGATGGTGTTAAAGCGGAGATAATACAGGGGTTTGAAAGCGGCAGCAGGGATATTCGTCTGCGCGATATACACATGGATTCAATCGCGCAAATGAACCTGCTGGTGATGCTGGAAGCGAATTACGATCGAATCATTATGCCGCCGCAATTTGCCCGCTTGAATTCCCTTAATGAGCTGGTTGCAGTTGTCCTGTCACCGCAAGACCAATCACTTGTCGCCAAAGAATCAGCGGCTTCAGATCACAGCCTTCCCGATCAAACAGAAGTGCCCTATATCGTTACCTTCTTCAGGCGGGTATTTCACACATGCGGCACTGTAGCGCACCTGAACCGGGCACTGGCCAGCTTTGAGTATCGGCTGACCCCATTGGAACTGACCTGCCTGAGCCAATGGCACAGCAGCCAGCAACTTTTTCCAAAAGACACGGAACAAAAATTCCATATCGTATTTGAGAGCTGGCTGGAATCCCTACAGCAAATGATGGCAACAAGTGGCAAGCAGACGCCAGAGCCCTTTGTATCGAAAAAAATCAAACCGATGCTGACCCACTTCACTGGGCCCGGTGTGCCATCAGATAAAACCCTGGTGATTTGTTTCTCCATCGCCCGCTCGCGGCAAATGATGATTCCCAATACCGTACTGATGCAACACACCGATGCCAGCAATTTTGATCTGTTGTCGGTAGGTGCATTCAGTCCGGACGGTTTTGATTTTGGGGTTCCGCTCATTGGCAACAACACCTTGGACATTGTCGATTTTCTGGCGAACCTGGATTTAATTCAGAACTACAAAAGCATACGCACCGTAGGTTGCAGCGCTGGTGCCCCCATTGCGGTTTTGCTGGCCAATCGCCTGAACGCAGAAATGGCGGTCAGCCTGGGTGCTCGTTTTCACCGCTACCACCGCCACCCCTTAAAAATCGTCAAGCGCTTTTCCGCTATCCATAAGGGCATGCGCAAGCGTAAACACAAGCAAACCAAAGTGATATACAGCTACAGCGCCGGACGAATGCGTGACCGCCATTGCGCCAAGCTCATGCGTTCTTTGTTTGGTGGGATTTATCTGATTCTTAAAATAGACCAGCGCAAGATCAGCCATACGATTCTGGATGACTTGCTGACTCTGCATAAGTTAAAAGGGTTTCTTGAGCAGACCATATTTGCCGACAGCCCCGAAAATGCCGTATCTGAACATTCAACGCTGAGCTACCCGGAAGCAAAGCTGCAAAGAATGAGATAA
- a CDS encoding class I SAM-dependent methyltransferase has translation MDTKTVYNQNADKWLRTTPSSLYDLTARPLVFDACGDDLAGRSVLDLGCGEGYCARELKRRGAGDYLGVDLSSQMIEIARQQEQQDQYGIEYVSCDVTGFKPERQFDLCIAVFLFNYLTVEAMHKVMATAYQAIAPGGQFIFTVPHPFFPFVRPEESAPFYFSSQGKNYFADVNQQFEGEIWKREGGSLHVQCVHKTFADYFSGLRQAGFDSMPELEELTVTPELAQTDPEFFAPLVNQPLHLLFKVSK, from the coding sequence TTGGATACAAAAACCGTTTACAACCAGAACGCAGACAAGTGGTTGCGCACCACCCCCAGCTCCCTGTACGATTTGACCGCCCGTCCTCTGGTATTTGACGCCTGTGGCGACGACCTCGCCGGTCGTTCCGTATTGGACCTGGGCTGCGGCGAAGGTTATTGCGCTCGGGAATTAAAGCGCCGTGGAGCGGGAGATTATTTGGGCGTAGACCTGTCTTCCCAAATGATTGAAATTGCCCGGCAGCAGGAACAGCAAGATCAATATGGCATCGAGTATGTCAGTTGCGACGTCACCGGCTTTAAACCCGAACGTCAGTTTGACCTTTGCATTGCGGTTTTTCTGTTTAACTACCTTACCGTGGAGGCCATGCACAAGGTCATGGCAACAGCCTATCAAGCCATTGCCCCGGGCGGGCAGTTTATCTTTACGGTACCCCACCCTTTCTTCCCCTTTGTTCGGCCCGAAGAGTCAGCACCGTTTTACTTTTCCTCCCAGGGAAAAAACTACTTTGCCGATGTTAACCAGCAATTCGAAGGGGAAATCTGGAAGCGAGAAGGTGGCTCCCTGCATGTGCAATGTGTACACAAAACCTTTGCGGATTATTTTAGCGGGCTTCGCCAGGCGGGTTTTGATTCCATGCCGGAGCTTGAGGAATTAACCGTAACCCCGGAACTCGCGCAGACAGATCCTGAGTTTTTTGCGCCACTGGTTAACCAGCCATTGCACCTGCTGTTTAAAGTCTCGAAATAA
- a CDS encoding iron-containing redox enzyme family protein, with translation MNTDYSTCEQLSVAASTGHSKEINRDFIQRLQAEALESMAVKHPYLKAIANGDFADMQGALKTFACQYGHYTAQFTRYVSAVIKNTTNNSHKAILIENLEEELGNAHDVDLPPELLATIADQPHKKLFQRFQKAIGVDEAYSEQSPPFPAGADWAKQFLQLCETNQYVGIGAIGIGTEFIVSAIYRQILQGIKEHTHLQPEEHVFFDLHSECDDEHAEQITRITSDLLREPGAAEQIEYGVRQALALRATFWDAILGKSQQAPLPEEPALA, from the coding sequence ATGAACACCGATTACAGTACCTGTGAACAGCTGTCTGTCGCTGCAAGCACCGGCCATTCCAAGGAAATTAACAGGGACTTTATTCAACGGCTTCAGGCTGAAGCGCTGGAATCCATGGCGGTCAAACACCCATATCTGAAAGCCATTGCCAATGGCGACTTTGCGGATATGCAAGGGGCGTTAAAAACCTTTGCCTGCCAGTATGGCCATTACACTGCCCAGTTCACCCGGTATGTGTCGGCGGTTATCAAAAACACCACCAATAACAGCCACAAGGCCATTCTGATTGAGAATCTGGAAGAAGAGCTGGGTAACGCACACGACGTTGATTTGCCGCCAGAATTGCTGGCCACCATCGCCGACCAACCCCACAAAAAACTCTTTCAGCGCTTCCAAAAAGCCATCGGGGTCGATGAGGCCTATTCGGAGCAATCACCGCCCTTCCCGGCGGGAGCTGATTGGGCAAAACAGTTTTTACAACTGTGCGAAACCAACCAGTATGTGGGTATCGGCGCAATCGGTATTGGCACAGAATTTATTGTCTCAGCCATTTATCGACAAATATTGCAGGGGATAAAGGAGCACACCCATCTGCAACCCGAAGAGCATGTGTTCTTTGATTTGCACAGCGAGTGCGATGACGAACACGCGGAACAAATTACCCGCATAACATCCGACCTGTTAAGAGAACCGGGTGCCGCTGAACAAATTGAGTACGGAGTCAGACAAGCGCTGGCACTGAGAGCAACTTTTTGGGACGCCATATTGGGAAAAAGCCAGCAAGCGCCGCTGCCCGAAGAACCCGCATTGGCGTAA
- a CDS encoding threo-3-hydroxy-L-aspartate ammonia-lyase, which translates to MIQLPSPTYDDVATAAENIAGFAHKTPVMTSRTANDLIGAEVYFKCENFQRIGAFKFRGAINALLQLSPEQKAAGVVAFSSGNHAQAIALSGQLLGIPATIVMPEDAPASKIAATRGYGATVVTYNRYTEDRQQISQQLAQQQGLTLIPPYDHPWIIAGQGTAAKELFEEVGELDALFVCLGGGGLLAGSALVANQLSPECVIYGVEPEAGNDGQQSLRSGHIVRIDTPKTITDGAQTQHLGEYTFPIIQRYVSDIVTVSDDELVDAMSFYAERMKMVVEPTGCLSLAAARKHNLSGKRVGVIISGGNVDMVRYAKLLMGH; encoded by the coding sequence ATGATTCAATTACCATCACCTACATATGATGACGTAGCTACCGCAGCTGAAAATATTGCAGGCTTCGCCCACAAAACCCCGGTAATGACCTCTCGAACGGCCAACGATTTGATAGGTGCAGAGGTCTACTTCAAGTGCGAAAATTTTCAGCGAATCGGGGCGTTTAAATTTCGCGGCGCTATTAATGCTCTTTTGCAGCTGAGCCCCGAACAGAAAGCTGCTGGTGTGGTGGCGTTTTCGTCGGGCAATCACGCTCAGGCCATCGCCCTATCCGGGCAGCTATTAGGCATCCCAGCGACTATTGTGATGCCCGAAGATGCACCCGCCAGTAAGATAGCCGCCACCCGTGGCTATGGCGCTACGGTGGTGACATACAACCGCTACACGGAAGACAGGCAGCAAATTAGCCAGCAGCTGGCCCAACAACAAGGGTTGACGTTGATTCCCCCCTACGACCATCCGTGGATTATCGCTGGCCAAGGAACCGCAGCCAAAGAGCTGTTTGAGGAAGTGGGCGAGCTGGATGCCCTGTTTGTTTGCCTGGGCGGTGGTGGCTTATTGGCAGGTTCAGCACTGGTTGCCAACCAGCTTTCACCAGAGTGTGTCATCTACGGCGTAGAGCCAGAAGCGGGCAACGACGGCCAACAATCACTGCGAAGCGGCCATATTGTCCGTATCGACACCCCCAAAACCATTACCGATGGTGCCCAAACCCAGCACTTGGGGGAATACACATTTCCGATCATTCAGCGCTACGTGAGCGACATTGTCACGGTCAGCGACGATGAGCTGGTGGATGCCATGAGCTTTTACGCCGAACGCATGAAAATGGTGGTGGAACCCACTGGCTGCCTGAGTTTGGCAGCCGCACGCAAACACAACCTCAGTGGCAAACGGGTGGGCGTGATTATCAGCGGTGGCAATGTGGATATGGTGCGGTACGCGAAATTACTCATGGGTCATTGA
- a CDS encoding NAD-binding protein translates to MQDSRSLIFSRVERTAIGIGMALAMVLAILGFTQHYQTTSQPASFLDILYNAIGVFFLQVSIEPGDIPVALEIARWLAPACLSYTAFKTFTTVMSNRLLQRRISHLSGHAIICGLDSVSTRALDTLLTEGITTVVIEANNQNKYIGQTRKKGAFILVGNPADLALLKQANMRNAMCLLAVTEDDHINLETAYHCFQQRQSDAALPPISCAVRISNREITQVLYQQPLFATDQPNFSSRIIDYEQLAARWLLGEYGPDKILGNKLNTHGTLTIALIGESALIEELIIRLACIGHYGQSQPLQICVISAHASKNVNALICAQPALDSILRISAHDTQISVLNASYCQQVFNGIQPDIAYLHTDNTEQALSWAQVLMNLELAFPVVTCESGDGFFPDMLERQLKDSSHFACVKVMEESCHFDNIINTHQDHLAMAIHKNYRDSQLEVNDTLATNASLVDWQQLPETLKDANRNQADHLHIKCRKIFGEDSYTAEAISALLTDDNIEILAMMEHDRWRAEKELNGWRYHHGGKNNNKRLSPNLVPWQDLSELEKEKDRDSVRHLPKLLTLLEKTQSSS, encoded by the coding sequence ATGCAAGATTCACGGAGTTTGATCTTTTCCAGAGTTGAACGGACTGCCATTGGCATAGGTATGGCTTTGGCTATGGTACTGGCTATACTCGGTTTTACCCAGCACTATCAAACCACTTCACAACCAGCCAGTTTTCTGGACATCTTGTACAACGCGATAGGCGTCTTTTTTCTACAGGTGAGCATTGAGCCTGGCGATATACCAGTTGCTCTTGAGATCGCACGCTGGCTTGCGCCAGCTTGTCTGAGTTATACCGCATTTAAAACATTTACCACGGTGATGAGCAACCGCTTATTGCAACGGCGGATATCTCACCTCAGTGGTCATGCCATCATATGTGGTTTAGATTCGGTCAGTACACGAGCTCTGGATACATTGCTGACAGAAGGCATAACTACTGTCGTAATCGAAGCCAACAACCAGAATAAATATATTGGCCAGACTCGAAAAAAAGGCGCTTTTATTCTGGTCGGCAACCCTGCTGACTTAGCCTTGTTGAAGCAAGCCAATATGCGCAACGCGATGTGTTTGCTGGCCGTCACTGAGGATGATCACATTAACCTGGAAACGGCTTATCATTGTTTTCAGCAGCGGCAATCAGATGCTGCACTGCCACCGATCAGCTGTGCTGTTCGTATCAGCAACCGGGAAATCACCCAAGTACTTTATCAACAACCGCTGTTTGCCACCGATCAACCTAATTTCTCCTCCCGTATTATTGATTATGAACAGTTGGCGGCTCGGTGGTTGCTAGGGGAATACGGTCCAGACAAGATATTGGGCAATAAGCTTAATACTCATGGCACACTTACTATTGCATTAATCGGTGAAAGTGCCCTTATTGAAGAACTGATTATTCGCCTTGCCTGTATTGGCCACTACGGTCAGTCTCAGCCTCTGCAAATTTGCGTTATTTCTGCTCACGCCAGCAAGAATGTAAACGCGTTAATATGTGCCCAGCCTGCACTGGACAGCATCCTTCGTATTTCAGCCCACGACACCCAGATAAGTGTTCTAAACGCCTCCTACTGTCAACAGGTCTTTAATGGTATCCAGCCCGATATTGCTTATTTACACACCGACAATACAGAGCAGGCTCTCTCTTGGGCACAAGTGCTTATGAATCTGGAGCTTGCTTTCCCAGTTGTAACTTGTGAATCGGGTGATGGGTTTTTCCCAGATATGCTAGAACGGCAACTGAAAGACAGCAGTCACTTTGCGTGTGTAAAGGTTATGGAAGAGAGTTGTCATTTCGACAATATTATTAATACCCACCAGGATCATTTGGCAATGGCCATTCACAAGAACTACAGGGACTCACAACTTGAAGTGAATGATACATTGGCGACCAATGCCTCCCTTGTAGATTGGCAGCAGCTCCCGGAAACTTTAAAAGATGCCAACCGAAACCAGGCCGACCACTTACATATCAAGTGCCGCAAAATATTCGGTGAAGATTCATACACTGCTGAAGCGATCAGCGCACTACTAACTGATGACAACATCGAAATATTGGCAATGATGGAACACGACCGGTGGCGTGCAGAAAAAGAGCTCAATGGTTGGCGATATCATCACGGTGGTAAGAACAATAACAAACGTCTGTCACCCAACCTTGTTCCATGGCAAGACCTTTCTGAACTGGAAAAAGAAAAGGACAGAGATTCGGTACGCCATTTACCTAAGCTACTCACCCTCCTAGAGAAAACTCAAAGCTCTTCTTAG